In one Saccharibacillus brassicae genomic region, the following are encoded:
- the recO gene encoding DNA repair protein RecO yields the protein MLYRLEGIVIRAMDYGETNKIITLCTQTHGKMGVMVRGAKKLKSRHGSLTQPFTYGIFSFFRGGSGLGTLNDAEIYESNHKLREDLVLAAHGAYACELIDRALQDEDTGSFWFEQLQAFLTGMREGKDPEVMMRLFEMKMLQASGYGPELDICSASRRPVEGDALISPRLGGVLSVPFRAADPYAVPVSARTLSLLRVFARLDLRRLGNVDVKPETKAELKIVMEALMREHIGINLKSKRFLDQLDQYGFDK from the coding sequence ATGCTGTACCGTCTCGAAGGAATCGTGATTCGGGCGATGGATTACGGCGAAACGAACAAAATCATTACGCTCTGCACCCAGACGCACGGCAAAATGGGCGTGATGGTGCGCGGAGCGAAAAAGCTCAAAAGCCGGCACGGTTCGCTGACCCAGCCGTTCACGTACGGCATATTCAGCTTTTTCCGCGGCGGAAGCGGGCTGGGAACGCTGAACGACGCGGAAATCTACGAGTCGAACCACAAGCTGCGCGAAGATCTGGTGCTTGCCGCGCACGGCGCCTATGCCTGCGAGCTGATCGACCGGGCGCTGCAGGACGAAGATACCGGCAGTTTTTGGTTCGAGCAGCTGCAGGCTTTTCTGACCGGCATGCGGGAAGGCAAAGATCCCGAAGTGATGATGCGCTTGTTCGAAATGAAGATGCTGCAGGCGTCCGGCTACGGACCCGAACTCGACATTTGTTCGGCCAGCCGGCGTCCGGTCGAAGGCGATGCGCTGATCAGCCCGCGTCTTGGCGGCGTGCTCAGCGTGCCTTTTCGCGCGGCCGATCCGTACGCGGTTCCGGTGTCGGCCCGCACGCTGTCGCTGCTGCGCGTATTCGCGCGGCTCGACCTGCGCCGCCTCGGCAACGTGGACGTCAAGCCGGAGACCAAAGCCGAACTGAAGATCGTCATGGAAGCGCTGATGCGCGAACATATCGGCATCAACTTGAAATCCAAGCGGTTTCTGGATCAGCTGGATCAGTACGGCTTTGACAAATAA
- the glyQ gene encoding glycine--tRNA ligase subunit alpha → MNFQNMILTLQKFWADQGCINAQPYDTEKGAGTMNPMTYLRSLGPEPWKVAYVEPSRRPSDGRYGENPNRLYQHHQFQVIIKPSPDNIQELYLDSLKALGVDPLVHDIRFVEDNWENPTLGCAGLGWEVWLDGMEITQFTYFQQVGGLETHPVAVEITYGMERLASYIQDKENVFDLEYVEGMTYGDVYRQAEYEHSKYTFELSDAKMLFTLFNMYEQEAARAAEANLVFPAYDYVLKCSHTFNLLDARGAISVTERTGYITRVRNLARKVAASYVEEREKLGFPLIKKGGEA, encoded by the coding sequence ATGAATTTTCAGAACATGATCCTGACGCTTCAGAAGTTCTGGGCGGATCAGGGATGCATTAACGCGCAGCCGTACGATACGGAAAAAGGCGCGGGCACGATGAATCCGATGACGTATTTGCGTTCCCTCGGTCCCGAGCCGTGGAAAGTCGCTTACGTCGAGCCTTCGCGCCGTCCGTCGGATGGACGCTACGGCGAGAACCCGAACCGGTTGTACCAGCATCACCAGTTCCAGGTCATCATCAAGCCTTCGCCGGACAATATTCAGGAATTGTATCTGGACAGCCTCAAAGCGCTCGGCGTCGATCCGCTCGTGCACGATATCCGGTTCGTCGAAGACAACTGGGAGAACCCGACGCTCGGCTGTGCGGGCCTCGGCTGGGAAGTCTGGCTGGACGGCATGGAAATTACGCAGTTCACTTATTTCCAGCAGGTCGGCGGTCTGGAGACCCATCCGGTTGCGGTCGAGATCACGTACGGCATGGAGCGCCTCGCTTCCTATATCCAGGACAAAGAGAATGTGTTCGATCTGGAATACGTGGAAGGCATGACTTATGGCGACGTCTACCGCCAGGCGGAATACGAGCATTCCAAATACACGTTCGAGCTGTCCGACGCCAAGATGCTGTTCACGCTGTTCAACATGTACGAGCAGGAAGCGGCGCGTGCGGCCGAGGCGAACCTCGTGTTCCCGGCTTACGATTACGTGTTGAAATGTTCGCATACGTTCAACCTGCTCGACGCCCGCGGCGCGATCAGCGTGACGGAACGGACCGGCTACATTACGAGAGTGCGCAATCTGGCCCGTAAAGTGGCGGCTTCCTACGTGGAGGAGCGCGAGAAGCTCGGCTTCCCGTTGATCAAGAAAGGAGGGGAAGCGTAA
- a CDS encoding YaiI/YqxD family protein, which produces MEAEGLRILVDADACPVKEEIKQAARLTGVPVVMVSSYDHVLRESDNVRVVRVDPGKESADLYIVNHLRAGDLVITQDYGLAALVLAKRAYALSERGLVYDADNIELLLDRRHISAKVRRGGGRTKGPKKFTSEDRSAFSEKCLKLLHDLQEKA; this is translated from the coding sequence ATGGAAGCGGAAGGACTGCGGATTTTGGTCGATGCCGATGCGTGCCCGGTCAAGGAAGAGATCAAGCAGGCCGCAAGATTGACCGGCGTGCCGGTCGTCATGGTGTCCTCGTACGACCATGTGCTGCGCGAATCCGACAACGTGCGGGTCGTGCGGGTGGACCCCGGCAAGGAAAGTGCGGATCTGTATATCGTCAATCATCTGCGCGCCGGCGATCTGGTCATTACGCAGGATTACGGGCTGGCCGCGCTGGTGTTGGCCAAACGGGCTTACGCCCTGTCGGAGCGCGGCCTCGTGTACGACGCGGACAATATCGAACTTTTGCTGGATCGCCGGCATATTAGCGCCAAAGTTCGCCGCGGCGGCGGAAGAACCAAAGGTCCCAAAAAATTCACGTCGGAAGACCGAAGCGCTTTTTCGGAAAAATGTTTAAAACTTTTACATGATTTGCAGGAGAAGGCTTAA
- the dnaG gene encoding DNA primase gives MSTEYGNIPEETIDAVLTQHDIVETVGRHVHLTKQGKYMKGLCPFHSEKTPSFTVTPDRQIFYCYGCGMGGNAIKFRMEIEGLSFPEAVKIMAEESHIPFQNTSGKPESPQDRETGRLLQAYEWSEKFYHFLLKNTEHGLPALEYLRGRGINDKLIEQFRIGFAPDRWDTLVQFLDKRSFDLAEMEKGGLISARQSGDGYVDRFRSRIIFPIANRSGKTIAFAGRILGEGQPKYLNSPESRLFNKSRVLYNFDQARSAIRKQRQAVLFEGYGDVIAAWEAGVQNGVATMGTSLTEQHAAMIKTTADEVLVCYDGDNAGQNAALKSIPILEQAGLQVKVAMLPPGLDPDDYIRSNGGERFVRQIVEDAASTTKFRLSNLKRGYKLAEESGRLDYAKAALPIIAALHSPTEREVYLRDLSSEVDISFDSLKQDSNLIRQEQSRPAPGQEDPGPAYSGPQQGGRGGGQGQYGGQGRKRSDYNNKSDYGNKGGYGKKSGFGGGNYANAEEDFFPQQRRSRPDRNLLPGHQAAERRLLFLMLQDRQAADYVAARLGEEFNTPEYAAIAAYLYAFYAQDREPDSSRFISSLQDEKLEKAVSSIVMIEGPREWNEQVLDDCIREVRKFPRLRGIESKREEMIRAEKDGDFLLAAQIASEIIALERQ, from the coding sequence ATGAGTACGGAATACGGAAATATTCCGGAGGAAACGATCGATGCGGTGCTCACGCAGCACGATATCGTCGAGACGGTGGGCAGACACGTTCATCTGACCAAGCAGGGCAAGTACATGAAAGGCCTGTGCCCGTTCCATTCCGAAAAGACCCCTTCTTTTACGGTGACGCCGGATCGCCAAATCTTCTATTGCTACGGCTGCGGCATGGGGGGCAACGCCATCAAGTTCAGGATGGAAATCGAAGGACTTTCTTTCCCCGAAGCCGTGAAGATTATGGCCGAAGAGTCGCATATCCCTTTCCAGAATACGAGCGGAAAGCCGGAGTCGCCTCAAGACCGAGAAACCGGACGTCTCCTTCAAGCTTACGAATGGAGCGAGAAATTTTATCATTTTCTGTTGAAAAACACGGAGCACGGGCTGCCCGCGCTGGAATATTTGCGCGGCCGCGGCATTAACGACAAGCTGATCGAACAATTCCGGATCGGATTCGCGCCGGACCGCTGGGACACGCTGGTCCAGTTTCTGGACAAACGGTCGTTCGACCTGGCGGAGATGGAAAAAGGCGGATTGATCTCGGCCCGCCAGAGCGGCGACGGTTACGTCGACCGCTTCCGCAGCCGGATCATTTTCCCTATCGCGAACCGCAGCGGCAAAACGATTGCCTTTGCCGGCCGGATTCTGGGCGAAGGTCAGCCGAAATACTTGAATTCGCCCGAAAGCCGGTTGTTCAACAAAAGCCGGGTGCTGTACAATTTCGACCAAGCGCGCAGCGCGATCCGCAAGCAGCGGCAGGCCGTCCTGTTCGAAGGCTACGGCGACGTCATCGCGGCGTGGGAAGCCGGCGTCCAGAACGGCGTCGCCACGATGGGCACGTCGCTTACCGAACAGCACGCCGCCATGATCAAGACGACGGCGGACGAAGTGCTCGTCTGTTACGACGGCGACAATGCCGGCCAGAACGCCGCGCTCAAAAGCATTCCAATTCTGGAGCAGGCCGGCTTGCAGGTCAAGGTGGCGATGCTGCCGCCCGGCCTCGACCCGGACGATTATATCCGGTCGAACGGCGGCGAACGCTTCGTACGCCAGATCGTGGAAGACGCGGCGTCGACAACGAAGTTCCGGTTGTCCAATCTGAAGCGGGGCTACAAGCTCGCCGAAGAAAGCGGCCGGCTCGACTATGCCAAAGCGGCACTGCCGATCATCGCGGCGCTGCATTCCCCGACCGAACGCGAAGTGTATCTGCGCGACCTGTCTTCGGAAGTCGACATCTCGTTCGACAGCCTGAAGCAGGATTCGAACCTGATCCGCCAGGAACAGAGCCGGCCGGCGCCGGGTCAGGAAGATCCGGGACCGGCCTACTCCGGGCCCCAGCAGGGCGGCCGGGGCGGCGGGCAGGGTCAGTACGGCGGCCAAGGACGCAAGCGGAGCGATTACAACAACAAAAGCGATTACGGCAACAAGGGAGGCTACGGCAAAAAAAGCGGCTTCGGCGGCGGCAATTACGCCAATGCCGAAGAAGACTTTTTCCCGCAGCAGCGCAGGTCGCGTCCCGACCGCAATCTGCTGCCGGGCCATCAGGCGGCCGAACGCCGTCTCCTGTTCCTCATGCTGCAGGACCGCCAGGCGGCCGATTACGTCGCGGCCCGCCTCGGCGAAGAGTTCAACACACCCGAATATGCGGCAATCGCCGCCTATCTGTATGCTTTTTACGCGCAGGACCGCGAGCCCGACAGCAGCCGCTTTATCTCGTCGCTGCAGGACGAGAAGCTGGAGAAAGCCGTCAGCTCGATCGTCATGATCGAAGGGCCGCGGGAGTGGAACGAGCAGGTACTCGACGACTGCATCCGGGAAGTGCGCAAGTTCCCCCGGCTGCGCGGCATCGAAAGCAAGCGCGAAGAGATGATCCGTGCCGAAAAAGACGGGGATTTCCTGCTCGCCGCTCAAATCGCAAGTGAAATCATAGCCCTGGAGCGTCAGTAA
- the glyS gene encoding glycine--tRNA ligase subunit beta, giving the protein MAKDLLLEIGLEEVPARFLRAAMNQLREKTEKWLDASRLGYDTVEAYATPRRLAVLARGVAEKQEDVSEEVKGPSRKIAQDANGEWTKAALGFARSQGVEASDFTFKELAGVEYIYATKSLNGQEASALLPEGLKSLISSMSFPKNMRWSTYDFKFVRPIRWMVALFGEEVVPFDITDVHTGRVTRGHRFLGGETSIERASDYVEALRAQHVIANVEERQALILKQIRDLAEERNWNIAIKDDLLEEVVFLVETPTALFGTFEESFLNIPQDVLITSMREHQRYFPVLDAEGKLLPFFVTVRNGDAKSLDVIAKGNEKVLRARLSDAKFFYEEDQKLPIADALSKLENVVFHEELGSTGDKVRRIRQTADRIAELLNLDSEDKQDVSRAADICKFDLVTQMVYEFPELQGVMGEDYARKAREKESVARAVFEHYQPRFAGESVPASIVGSAVSLADKLDAIVGFFGIGIIPTGSQDPYALRRQAAGIVQILLDHKLDLTLDQLFDVSISVHEQAGNLKRTADEVRSDLRDFFELRVKKLLSETLRYDVVDAVIAAGFGDVPAVVARGKALMNGISGEGDFKITVESFTRTGNLASKSDGSSVQPELFEGEPEQELFRAWQELQQQRASWANGERGAAEAELGALAGLKQPITTFFDRVMVMAEDEKVRANRLALLAAIDADLKRFADFGKLVWQ; this is encoded by the coding sequence ATGGCAAAAGATCTGCTGCTCGAAATCGGGCTTGAAGAAGTACCCGCCCGCTTCCTGCGCGCGGCGATGAACCAGCTGCGCGAGAAAACGGAAAAATGGCTGGACGCTTCGCGTCTGGGCTACGATACGGTAGAAGCGTACGCGACTCCGCGCCGCCTGGCCGTATTGGCGCGCGGCGTTGCGGAGAAGCAGGAAGACGTCAGCGAAGAAGTCAAAGGCCCTTCCCGCAAAATCGCGCAGGACGCAAACGGCGAATGGACCAAAGCCGCTCTGGGCTTTGCCCGCAGCCAGGGCGTGGAAGCGAGCGACTTCACGTTCAAGGAACTGGCCGGCGTGGAATATATCTACGCGACCAAAAGCCTGAACGGACAGGAAGCGTCCGCGCTGCTGCCGGAAGGACTCAAAAGCCTCATCTCGTCGATGAGTTTCCCGAAAAACATGCGCTGGAGCACGTACGATTTCAAATTCGTCCGTCCGATCCGCTGGATGGTCGCGCTGTTCGGCGAAGAAGTCGTGCCGTTCGACATTACCGATGTGCACACGGGCCGCGTTACGCGCGGACACCGGTTCCTCGGCGGCGAGACTTCGATCGAGCGGGCTTCGGATTACGTCGAAGCGCTGCGCGCGCAGCATGTCATCGCGAACGTGGAAGAGCGGCAGGCGCTGATTCTTAAGCAGATTCGCGACCTGGCCGAAGAACGCAACTGGAATATCGCGATCAAGGACGACCTGCTGGAAGAAGTGGTGTTCCTCGTCGAGACGCCGACCGCTTTGTTCGGTACGTTCGAGGAATCGTTCCTGAACATTCCGCAGGACGTGCTCATCACGTCGATGCGCGAACACCAGCGGTACTTCCCGGTTCTGGACGCCGAAGGCAAGCTGCTGCCGTTCTTCGTAACCGTGCGCAACGGCGATGCCAAGTCGCTCGACGTGATCGCCAAAGGCAACGAGAAAGTGCTGCGGGCCCGTCTGTCGGACGCCAAGTTCTTCTATGAAGAAGACCAGAAGCTGCCGATCGCGGACGCGCTGTCGAAGCTTGAGAACGTCGTGTTCCACGAAGAGCTCGGCAGCACCGGCGACAAAGTGCGCCGTATTCGCCAAACGGCCGACCGCATCGCGGAACTGCTCAACCTGGACAGCGAAGACAAGCAGGACGTCAGCCGCGCCGCCGACATCTGCAAGTTCGACCTCGTAACCCAGATGGTGTACGAGTTCCCCGAACTGCAGGGCGTCATGGGCGAAGACTACGCGCGCAAAGCCCGCGAGAAAGAATCCGTCGCGCGCGCCGTGTTCGAACATTACCAGCCGCGTTTCGCCGGCGAATCCGTGCCGGCTTCCATCGTCGGCTCGGCGGTCAGCCTGGCCGACAAACTGGACGCCATCGTCGGATTTTTCGGCATTGGCATCATTCCGACCGGTTCGCAGGACCCTTATGCGCTGCGCCGCCAGGCGGCGGGCATCGTGCAGATCCTGCTCGACCACAAGCTCGACCTGACGCTCGACCAGCTGTTCGACGTGTCGATCTCGGTGCATGAGCAGGCCGGCAACCTGAAGCGGACGGCGGATGAAGTGCGCAGCGACCTGCGCGACTTCTTCGAGCTTCGCGTCAAAAAACTGCTGTCGGAGACGCTGCGTTACGACGTCGTCGACGCGGTCATCGCGGCCGGCTTCGGCGACGTTCCGGCCGTCGTGGCCCGGGGCAAAGCGCTGATGAACGGTATCTCCGGCGAAGGCGATTTCAAGATCACCGTGGAGTCGTTCACGCGTACCGGCAATCTGGCATCCAAATCGGACGGCAGCAGCGTGCAGCCGGAGTTGTTCGAAGGCGAACCGGAGCAGGAATTGTTCCGCGCGTGGCAGGAGCTTCAGCAGCAGCGGGCGTCCTGGGCAAACGGCGAACGCGGCGCCGCCGAAGCGGAACTGGGCGCGCTGGCGGGGCTCAAGCAGCCGATTACAACGTTCTTCGACCGGGTAATGGTAATGGCAGAGGACGAAAAGGTACGCGCCAACCGTCTGGCCCTGCTTGCCGCGATCGATGCGGATCTCAAGCGCTTCGCCGATTTCGGCAAGTTGGTCTGGCAGTAA